The proteins below are encoded in one region of Fimbriimonadaceae bacterium:
- a CDS encoding fasciclin domain-containing protein produces the protein MTSFNKLGATLLAVAAISMSATAMAPNKDIVDTAAGNHDFSTLVSLVKEAGLVETLKGKGPFTVFAPTNEAFKKLPKATLEAVKNDKQLLKNVLLYHVVPGKVTADQVVKTKSAGTALGGGATLKFTVKNGKVFINDKTRVVKTDVMATNGVIHVIDSVLIPPKK, from the coding sequence ATGACTAGCTTCAACAAGCTCGGGGCGACCTTACTCGCCGTCGCCGCCATCTCGATGAGTGCCACCGCGATGGCCCCGAACAAGGACATTGTCGACACCGCCGCAGGGAACCACGATTTCTCGACGCTCGTGAGCCTGGTCAAGGAGGCCGGCCTCGTCGAGACGCTCAAGGGCAAGGGCCCGTTCACTGTCTTTGCCCCGACCAATGAAGCCTTCAAGAAGCTGCCGAAGGCCACCCTCGAGGCGGTCAAGAACGACAAGCAGCTTCTGAAGAACGTGCTCCTCTACCATGTGGTGCCGGGCAAGGTGACTGCCGACCAGGTCGTGAAGACCAAGTCTGCCGGCACGGCGCTGGGTGGCGGCGCGACGCTGAAGTTCACGGTGAAGAACGGCAAGGTCTTCATCAACGACAAGACCCGCGTCGTGAAGACGGACGTCATGGCCACGAACGGCGTGATCCACGTGATCGACAGCGTCCTCATCCCGCCGAAGAAGTAA
- a CDS encoding fasciclin domain-containing protein, whose translation MRNLRRSVLSGALVLVAANVMAQEETNDGTLAQYIARTHEVSTFGKLVEDAGLLQQLTSAGPYTLFVPSNDAFERLEAGKLNALRNDREGLRRLLLYHGVPSSVDSSTLGANREMETLIGPTGPKLHAVMKDGRMLVNGKAIATTTNIRVGNGTIHIIDTVLTPPIPTTGADGGGG comes from the coding sequence ATGAGGAACCTCCGAAGATCGGTGCTCAGCGGCGCACTCGTTTTGGTCGCCGCGAACGTGATGGCCCAAGAGGAGACGAACGACGGCACGCTGGCTCAATACATCGCCCGCACGCACGAAGTTTCGACGTTTGGCAAGCTTGTCGAGGACGCGGGGTTGCTCCAGCAGCTCACGAGTGCAGGCCCCTACACCCTGTTCGTTCCCAGCAACGACGCCTTCGAGCGGCTCGAAGCGGGGAAGCTTAACGCCTTGCGTAATGACCGGGAGGGACTGCGCCGGCTCCTCTTGTACCACGGGGTGCCAAGCTCGGTGGACTCGTCCACCCTTGGCGCCAACCGGGAAATGGAGACTCTGATCGGCCCCACCGGTCCGAAGCTCCACGCGGTGATGAAGGATGGCAGGATGCTCGTGAACGGCAAGGCCATCGCGACCACGACTAACATTCGGGTCGGGAACGGCACGATCCACATCATTGACACCGTTCTGACGCCCCCGATCCCCACCACGGGCGCGGACGGTGGCGGCGGGTAG
- the lysS gene encoding lysine--tRNA ligase yields the protein MAEDIRSLRLEKLARLRELGFDPFRIERWERTDTAKGLQERFEELGGEAEDVAQKTDVCFAGRLVSMRVMGKAAFAHLSDGDEKIQGYFKKDDLGEDAWQAFQLLDIGDHVGVKGYLFRTRTGEASIHVREMAPLSKSLQVLPLGKEKDGQQWYGLSDVEERYRHRHLDLVCNADARQVLLVRSRIVSAVRRFFESRDFIEVETPMLQLEAGGAAARTFNTHFNAYDIDVKLRISLELYLKRIICGDVPKVFELGRVFRNEGVSNRHNPEFTLLEWYEAYANLEDVMATVEDLFSFVTSQIGIDPEAGGPDFTKPWRRVQLLEEIEKHAGLTPADLSSLEYAKKALGEREIVNPATGKRIHVGEEAHLGGLIEKLLEVFVEPTLIEPTFVVGYPIETSPLAKKDPARPGFTRRFEGYVLGREICNAFSEINDPIDQRERFEAQVRERARGDDEAHPMDEEFLYALEGGMPPTGGCGIGIDRMVMLLTGCDHVREVLLFPMMKPVED from the coding sequence TTGGCCGAAGATATCCGCTCACTCCGCTTGGAAAAGCTCGCGCGATTGCGCGAGCTTGGCTTTGACCCGTTCAGGATCGAACGGTGGGAGCGGACCGACACGGCAAAAGGTCTCCAGGAGCGGTTCGAAGAGCTCGGGGGAGAGGCGGAAGACGTCGCCCAAAAGACGGACGTCTGTTTTGCCGGACGGCTCGTCTCCATGCGCGTGATGGGCAAGGCGGCCTTCGCTCACCTGAGCGACGGGGACGAGAAGATCCAGGGCTATTTCAAGAAGGACGACCTTGGCGAAGACGCCTGGCAAGCGTTCCAGCTCCTCGATATCGGGGACCACGTCGGCGTGAAGGGCTATCTTTTCCGCACGCGGACGGGCGAAGCCTCGATCCACGTTCGCGAGATGGCGCCACTTTCCAAGTCGCTGCAGGTCTTGCCGCTGGGGAAGGAGAAGGACGGCCAGCAGTGGTATGGCTTAAGCGATGTTGAAGAGCGGTACCGCCACCGGCACCTGGACTTGGTGTGCAACGCGGACGCCCGGCAGGTTCTGCTCGTGCGGTCCCGGATCGTCTCGGCCGTAAGGCGGTTCTTCGAATCGCGCGACTTCATCGAAGTCGAGACGCCGATGCTTCAGCTCGAGGCGGGCGGCGCAGCCGCGCGCACCTTCAACACGCACTTCAACGCGTACGACATCGACGTCAAGCTCCGCATCTCGCTCGAACTGTATCTGAAGCGGATCATCTGCGGTGACGTGCCGAAGGTCTTCGAACTCGGCCGCGTCTTCCGAAATGAGGGCGTGAGCAACCGCCACAACCCGGAGTTCACGCTGCTCGAATGGTACGAGGCGTACGCGAACCTGGAGGACGTGATGGCCACGGTCGAAGACCTGTTCTCGTTCGTGACAAGCCAGATCGGCATCGACCCCGAGGCGGGCGGCCCGGACTTCACCAAGCCCTGGCGGCGGGTGCAGTTGCTGGAGGAGATTGAGAAGCATGCGGGCCTGACGCCGGCCGATCTTTCCTCTCTAGAGTACGCCAAGAAGGCGCTCGGAGAACGGGAGATCGTCAATCCCGCGACGGGGAAGCGGATCCATGTCGGCGAGGAGGCCCACCTTGGCGGGTTGATCGAAAAGCTGCTCGAAGTCTTCGTCGAACCGACCTTGATCGAACCAACGTTCGTGGTCGGATACCCGATCGAGACTTCGCCCCTCGCGAAGAAGGATCCGGCCCGGCCCGGGTTCACGCGGCGGTTCGAGGGGTACGTGCTCGGGCGCGAGATCTGCAACGCGTTCAGCGAGATCAACGACCCGATTGACCAGCGCGAGCGGTTCGAGGCGCAGGTCCGCGAGCGCGCCCGCGGGGACGACGAGGCCCACCCCATGGACGAAGAGTTCCTTTACGCGCTGGAAGGGGGAATGCCCCCCACCGGCGGCTGCGGCATCGGGATCGACCGCATGGTCATGCTCCTCACCGGGTGCGACCATGTGCGCGAAGTCTTACTCTTCCCGATGATGAAACCGGTGGAGGATTAG
- a CDS encoding DUF192 domain-containing protein, translated as MAPILFAAALFAVGCTNQEQATSAAPSPQYKIVTPTPELDKNPAPEQQEAASAGAGQDEKQHRHVEDRLFQLDDLAVAKVKVKDQTFNLWVMDTSRKREEGMMFLKDSDYKADEGMIFVFLQEQPLRFWMQNTLVDLDIAYIDKNGKMLNGYTMKALDTTTDYSSKGAGKYVIELKPGTLKKYGIQAGDKWIIPATVVAQN; from the coding sequence ATGGCCCCCATTCTTTTTGCCGCCGCTCTCTTCGCCGTCGGATGCACGAACCAGGAGCAGGCCACTTCGGCCGCGCCTTCCCCCCAGTATAAGATCGTGACCCCAACCCCCGAGCTGGACAAAAACCCGGCTCCCGAACAGCAGGAGGCCGCCTCGGCCGGCGCCGGTCAGGACGAGAAGCAGCACCGCCATGTTGAGGACCGCCTCTTCCAGCTGGACGACCTCGCGGTCGCGAAGGTGAAGGTCAAGGACCAGACCTTCAACCTCTGGGTGATGGACACGAGCCGCAAGCGCGAAGAGGGAATGATGTTTCTTAAGGACAGCGACTACAAGGCGGACGAAGGCATGATCTTCGTGTTCCTGCAGGAGCAACCGCTGCGCTTCTGGATGCAGAACACTTTGGTGGACTTGGACATCGCCTACATCGACAAGAACGGCAAGATGCTAAACGGATACACGATGAAGGCGCTCGACACGACCACCGACTACTCCTCAAAAGGGGCCGGTAAGTACGTGATCGAGCTCAAACCGGGCACGCTCAAGAAGTACGGCATCCAGGCCGGCGACAAGTGGATCATCCCGGCGACCGTCGTCGCGCAAAACTGA
- the leuD gene encoding 3-isopropylmalate dehydratase small subunit yields MQAFLSHTGRLAVYDADQVDTDRIIPARFLSRVERSGYGELLFKDVRGSDFPLDHPAAAGATILVTGTNFGCGSSREHAVWAIQQAGFKAVVARKDSDSAGFSDIFRSNAGNCGLCLVELDPASHAQLVAAGSGAEATVDLQAREVRLAGQSFPFSMNETTRQQLMAGLDLIGTTLVHGGAIDQFEQRWDSFAPASRAVSP; encoded by the coding sequence GTGCAGGCTTTCCTCAGCCACACGGGGCGCTTGGCGGTCTATGACGCCGACCAGGTGGATACAGACCGGATCATCCCCGCGCGCTTCCTCAGCCGAGTCGAGCGGTCGGGATATGGCGAGCTCCTCTTTAAGGATGTCCGCGGATCTGACTTCCCCCTCGACCACCCCGCAGCGGCAGGCGCCACGATCCTGGTCACGGGTACCAATTTCGGCTGCGGATCCAGCCGCGAGCACGCGGTCTGGGCGATCCAGCAAGCGGGGTTTAAGGCCGTGGTGGCGCGCAAGGATTCGGATTCCGCCGGGTTCAGCGACATCTTTCGCAGCAACGCGGGCAACTGCGGGCTGTGCCTGGTGGAGCTCGACCCTGCTTCCCACGCCCAGCTGGTGGCGGCCGGTTCCGGCGCTGAGGCGACGGTCGACCTCCAGGCTCGCGAGGTCCGACTCGCCGGCCAGTCCTTCCCCTTCTCGATGAACGAAACGACACGGCAACAGCTGATGGCCGGGCTCGACCTGATCGGGACCACCCTCGTCCACGGCGGGGCGATCGACCAGTTCGAGCAGCGTTGGGACTCATTTGCACCGGCATCCCGTGCCGTTTCACCCTGA
- a CDS encoding cell division protein SepF, with the protein MEETIERPGLFTRLFAFARREEEEFEDIEAPTGNTFRVHTTHRYSITVRRQIVSFQDAVAAADGIKRGEQQVLNLAMASTELREKIKDFMCGVNYAAEGTWEEIGENVYLLAPAMANVEVAPPSPRMQAQRN; encoded by the coding sequence ATGGAAGAAACTATTGAAAGGCCCGGCCTTTTCACGCGGCTGTTCGCTTTCGCACGACGCGAGGAAGAAGAATTCGAGGACATTGAGGCCCCGACCGGCAACACGTTCCGGGTCCACACGACCCACCGCTACTCCATCACCGTGCGCCGGCAGATCGTCTCGTTCCAGGACGCGGTCGCCGCGGCCGACGGCATCAAGCGCGGCGAGCAACAGGTCTTGAACCTGGCGATGGCCTCCACCGAGCTCCGTGAGAAGATCAAGGACTTTATGTGCGGGGTCAACTATGCGGCCGAGGGGACTTGGGAGGAGATCGGCGAGAACGTCTACCTGCTCGCTCCCGCCATGGCGAACGTCGAGGTCGCCCCGCCTTCCCCCCGGATGCAAGCCCAAAGGAATTGA
- a CDS encoding YggS family pyridoxal phosphate-dependent enzyme gives MVEEGRFEEIRERLAAVEARVADACRTAGRPRDSVTLVAVTKTVSAEDISVAYALGLRDFGESRLQEALTKIDRLPADVRWHFIGRLQSNKAKKVGQVFTAVHTLENESQLRELAKSGRTIDGLIEVNVGREEQKAGVLPETLDRMVQRLLECKDVRYRGLMTIGPLADDAEQSRKVFRELARLGRSHNAEWLSMGMSADLHVAIQEGATHVRVGSAIFGER, from the coding sequence ATGGTCGAAGAGGGACGGTTCGAGGAGATCCGGGAACGGCTCGCAGCGGTCGAAGCGCGCGTGGCCGATGCGTGCCGCACGGCTGGCCGCCCTCGGGACTCCGTGACTTTAGTGGCCGTCACCAAGACCGTCAGCGCGGAGGATATTAGCGTTGCCTATGCGCTAGGCCTCCGCGATTTTGGCGAGAGCCGGCTTCAAGAGGCGCTCACAAAGATCGACCGGCTGCCTGCGGACGTGCGGTGGCATTTCATTGGCCGCCTTCAGTCCAACAAGGCGAAGAAAGTCGGCCAGGTTTTCACCGCGGTCCATACGCTGGAAAACGAGTCGCAACTCCGAGAATTGGCGAAAAGTGGACGCACAATCGACGGTCTTATCGAAGTCAATGTAGGTCGCGAGGAGCAAAAAGCGGGTGTTTTGCCTGAAACTCTTGACAGGATGGTCCAGCGTCTTCTAGAATGCAAGGACGTTCGTTATCGTGGCCTAATGACTATCGGTCCTTTGGCAGACGATGCTGAGCAAAGCCGTAAGGTGTTCCGCGAATTGGCGCGGTTGGGCAGGAGCCACAACGCTGAATGGCTGAGCATGGGAATGAGCGCGGATCTTCACGTGGCGATCCAAGAGGGAGCCACCCACGTGAGAGTCGGGTCCGCGATCTTTGGCGAACGGTAG
- the trpE gene encoding anthranilate synthase component I has translation MVNPSPEEYRRRALAGLRVPVWIDLLADVETPVGAYWKLAQGETHSFLLESVTGGEQLGRYSIIGVRPRDVVRVKGGKVKSFAGERPLDEKEDPLGWLRGEIPEVELFGLGAMPKLIGGAVGFIGYDYVRSIERLPQSATDDLDIDLVAMMLVDCVVVFDHAKNRIRIVFLADGTEQGYQIAIKEIARIRALLEGPLPPLPHEGQAPNEVVQNRTREDYEGAVRRIVQYIEAGDCIQVVPSLRFSTKIEAQPISVYRALRSLNPSPYMFLMRFGDFDIVGASPESLVGLEDGVARVRPIAGTRPRGESEAEDARLATELLADEKERAEHVMLVDLGRNDLGKVCDIGSVDVDQLMVIERYSHVMHIVSNVTGTLSSGLDAVDLVRAVFPAGTVSGAPKVRAMQIIEELEPTRRGLYAGAAGYFSAGGHMDLAIAIRTILIKDGTAHVQAGAGIVYDSIAEREYDECVNKARASLAALERGQSGNLV, from the coding sequence GTGGTCAACCCGAGTCCAGAAGAGTATCGTCGTCGGGCGCTTGCGGGGTTGCGGGTCCCGGTTTGGATCGATCTTCTGGCCGATGTCGAGACGCCGGTCGGCGCCTATTGGAAGCTTGCCCAGGGAGAAACCCACAGCTTTCTGCTGGAAAGTGTAACGGGCGGCGAGCAGCTTGGACGTTACAGCATCATTGGCGTCCGCCCGCGTGACGTCGTCCGCGTGAAAGGTGGAAAGGTCAAGAGTTTCGCGGGTGAAAGGCCGCTTGATGAAAAGGAAGACCCGTTGGGTTGGCTTCGGGGCGAAATTCCAGAAGTCGAGCTCTTCGGGCTCGGGGCGATGCCGAAACTTATTGGTGGCGCCGTCGGATTTATCGGCTACGACTATGTGCGATCCATCGAGCGATTGCCGCAGAGTGCGACCGACGACCTGGACATCGACCTCGTCGCGATGATGCTTGTCGATTGCGTCGTGGTGTTCGACCACGCCAAGAACCGCATCCGTATCGTTTTTCTGGCGGATGGAACTGAGCAGGGTTATCAGATTGCGATCAAGGAGATCGCCAGGATCCGAGCGCTTCTTGAGGGCCCGCTTCCGCCCCTCCCACACGAGGGCCAGGCGCCGAACGAAGTCGTCCAGAACCGCACGCGGGAAGACTACGAGGGCGCAGTGCGCCGAATCGTGCAGTACATAGAAGCGGGCGACTGCATCCAGGTCGTGCCTTCCTTAAGGTTTAGCACAAAGATCGAAGCGCAGCCGATATCGGTTTACCGAGCGTTGCGGTCCTTGAACCCTTCACCCTATATGTTTCTTATGAGGTTTGGTGACTTCGATATCGTAGGTGCATCGCCGGAATCCCTCGTCGGCCTGGAGGACGGAGTCGCAAGGGTCCGGCCGATTGCGGGGACGCGTCCGCGCGGAGAAAGCGAGGCCGAAGACGCGCGCCTGGCCACCGAACTCCTTGCAGACGAGAAGGAGCGTGCCGAGCACGTGATGCTCGTCGATCTAGGGCGTAACGACCTCGGCAAAGTTTGTGATATCGGAAGTGTCGATGTCGACCAACTTATGGTGATCGAGCGGTATAGCCATGTCATGCACATCGTCAGCAACGTGACGGGCACTTTGAGCAGTGGCCTGGACGCGGTCGACTTGGTGCGCGCCGTTTTCCCGGCGGGCACGGTGAGCGGCGCGCCAAAGGTGCGCGCCATGCAGATCATCGAAGAATTGGAACCGACCCGGCGCGGGCTCTATGCGGGGGCGGCCGGCTACTTTTCGGCGGGTGGCCACATGGACCTTGCCATTGCCATCCGCACAATCCTCATCAAGGACGGCACCGCACACGTGCAGGCTGGTGCGGGCATTGTCTACGACTCCATCGCGGAAAGGGAGTACGACGAGTGTGTGAACAAAGCGAGGGCCTCGCTGGCCGCGCTAGAGCGCGGCCAATCCGGCAATCTCGTCTGA
- the secD gene encoding protein translocase subunit SecD: MQSRGALFLLVVLVLAVASGFVLATQKVSYGLDVKGGVRFTYQMDTSEISAEQKGRLGELQSKMKTILTNRASGAIGVSEPSVSAKGQDQFIIELPGFTNEDEARSILSNTAKVVCYWAKTVSTEDAPNRRYKEAGDKVINDVTYVTFGRRAGDEVFGPGDPAYVDMIKTWEVILEGEDVANAQAQVNGSRTQPYFTFSSSGARKLEAWSRKYMNRGEKIAFVLDNKVLSIAPVKDGTILSDNAFIDGDFPPRYVQQLTELIRAGSLPVPLIELESQKVDPTIGVQALNEMVTAGLISLAVICIFLIVYYAFPGAVAAAAMILYGVITLAVLILTKATFSLAAIAAFILSTGMAVDANILVFERLKEEIRNGRELMRAIEIAFKRALSSIIDSNIATIITCLVLFYFGTGQVKGFASTLAIGVALSFFTAFVVTRAMIQGLVSLGIGTNLKHYALNRNWFGEKIEREAETKPLKVVQNSKRFFLISAALILPGLIALAAGGIKPNVEFQGGFEASYFLPEGKSAEQIRQGLSTLGVKNVNVKFADSSKGRVVYLTIPPTEGLSASDPTAKERIAQAAGLSTEGSSFYAVGPQVSRETVSNAISGVLVASLLIMVYLAIRFGSSVGGFKNGVKFGLSAVIALLHDVLFVVGTAAIVGFALGWEISALFITAMLTVIGFSVHDTIIIFDRIRENLRKPHKGWTFEHLCNVSVSQTLARSINTSASALIPLLILLFIGTPTPELKFMVLTMFLGIAIGTYSSILNATPILYLWNEATIKAKGESAGLMAEATRENKLQAQIAAGVAPSTAAAPLQPAQAPREATPPAGGGAYGQIKRRSGVVDKSTQILDDDED, encoded by the coding sequence TTGCAGTCGCGCGGCGCCCTCTTCCTACTCGTTGTCCTCGTCCTAGCAGTCGCCTCAGGCTTCGTCCTAGCTACCCAAAAGGTCAGCTACGGTCTCGACGTCAAAGGCGGTGTCCGCTTTACGTACCAGATGGACACTTCCGAGATCTCCGCCGAACAAAAAGGGCGGCTCGGTGAACTCCAATCGAAGATGAAGACGATCCTCACCAATCGTGCCTCGGGCGCGATCGGTGTCTCTGAGCCGAGCGTTTCGGCCAAGGGTCAAGACCAGTTCATCATCGAGCTCCCCGGCTTTACGAACGAGGACGAGGCCCGTTCGATCCTTAGCAACACGGCGAAGGTCGTCTGCTATTGGGCCAAGACGGTCTCCACCGAGGACGCCCCGAACCGCCGGTATAAGGAAGCGGGCGACAAGGTGATCAATGACGTCACCTATGTGACGTTCGGCCGCCGCGCTGGCGATGAGGTGTTCGGCCCGGGCGACCCCGCCTATGTCGACATGATCAAGACATGGGAGGTGATCCTGGAAGGCGAAGACGTCGCCAACGCCCAGGCCCAGGTCAACGGCAGCCGGACACAGCCCTACTTCACCTTCAGCTCGTCCGGTGCCAGGAAGCTCGAGGCGTGGAGCCGCAAGTACATGAACCGGGGCGAGAAGATCGCCTTCGTCCTGGACAACAAGGTTCTGAGCATCGCCCCTGTCAAAGACGGGACGATCCTCAGCGACAACGCCTTTATCGACGGCGACTTCCCTCCGCGCTACGTCCAGCAGCTCACGGAGCTGATCCGCGCCGGCTCCCTGCCGGTTCCGCTTATAGAGCTTGAGAGCCAAAAGGTCGATCCGACCATTGGCGTCCAGGCCCTGAACGAGATGGTCACGGCGGGCCTCATCTCGCTGGCCGTCATCTGTATCTTCCTGATCGTCTACTACGCCTTCCCTGGCGCGGTCGCCGCGGCCGCGATGATCCTCTACGGGGTCATCACGCTGGCCGTCCTCATCCTCACCAAAGCGACCTTCTCCCTCGCCGCGATCGCCGCGTTCATCCTTTCGACGGGCATGGCGGTCGACGCGAACATCCTGGTGTTCGAGCGGTTGAAGGAGGAAATCCGCAACGGCCGCGAACTGATGCGGGCGATCGAGATCGCGTTCAAGCGCGCTCTCTCGTCCATCATCGACTCGAACATCGCGACCATCATCACGTGTCTGGTCTTGTTCTACTTCGGTACCGGGCAGGTGAAAGGCTTCGCGAGCACCCTCGCGATCGGCGTCGCCCTGTCCTTCTTCACCGCCTTCGTGGTGACCCGGGCGATGATCCAAGGCCTCGTGAGCCTCGGGATCGGAACGAACCTGAAGCATTACGCCCTGAACCGCAACTGGTTCGGCGAGAAGATCGAGCGGGAAGCCGAGACGAAGCCGCTTAAGGTCGTCCAGAACAGCAAGCGGTTCTTCCTCATTTCGGCCGCGCTCATTCTGCCCGGCCTCATCGCCCTGGCCGCTGGCGGCATCAAGCCGAACGTCGAGTTCCAAGGCGGCTTCGAGGCCTCGTACTTCCTGCCCGAGGGCAAAAGCGCGGAGCAGATCCGCCAAGGCCTCTCCACGCTGGGCGTCAAGAACGTGAACGTCAAGTTCGCGGACTCCTCCAAGGGCCGCGTGGTCTACCTGACCATTCCTCCGACGGAAGGGCTCTCCGCCTCCGACCCGACGGCCAAGGAGAGAATCGCCCAGGCGGCCGGGCTCTCGACCGAGGGAAGCAGCTTCTACGCGGTCGGCCCGCAGGTCTCAAGGGAGACGGTCAGCAACGCGATCTCTGGCGTCCTCGTCGCCTCCCTGCTGATCATGGTCTACCTGGCGATTCGATTCGGCAGTTCGGTCGGCGGGTTCAAGAACGGCGTCAAGTTCGGCCTCTCCGCCGTGATCGCGCTCCTTCACGACGTTCTGTTCGTGGTGGGCACAGCCGCGATCGTCGGTTTCGCCTTGGGTTGGGAGATCAGCGCCCTCTTCATCACGGCGATGCTGACCGTCATCGGCTTCTCCGTCCACGACACCATTATCATCTTCGACCGCATCCGGGAGAACCTGCGCAAGCCCCACAAGGGCTGGACCTTCGAGCACCTCTGTAACGTCTCGGTGAGCCAGACGCTGGCCCGGTCCATCAACACCAGCGCCTCCGCGCTGATCCCGCTGCTGATCCTGCTCTTCATCGGAACGCCGACCCCTGAGCTCAAGTTCATGGTCCTCACCATGTTCCTGGGCATCGCGATCGGCACCTACTCCTCGATCTTGAACGCCACACCGATCCTCTACCTTTGGAACGAGGCGACGATCAAGGCGAAGGGAGAGAGCGCGGGCCTCATGGCCGAGGCGACGCGAGAGAACAAGCTGCAGGCCCAGATCGCAGCCGGAGTCGCGCCCAGCACGGCCGCGGCCCCGCTTCAACCGGCACAGGCACCGCGCGAGGCCACTCCGCCCGCTGGCGGCGGCGCTTATGGCCAGATTAAGAGGCGCTCTGGCGTCGTCGACAAGTCGACCCAGATCCTTGACGACGACGAGGACTGA
- a CDS encoding sugar phosphate isomerase/epimerase: MKIGLFLALFGDRGLPEALDAAKAAGVQAVEIGAGAYPGSSHLDAGRLLNDEEARRVWLDEIASRGLALSAISVHGNPLHPDRGIAQAHHDAFRTAVQLAPLLGIDRVNGFSGCPGDGPDAKNPNWVTCAWPDEFRDILDWQWREAVVPYWRDQAAFLSEHRVRFCIEMHPGFVVYSNETLLRLRREVGEHGKWIGANFDPSHLWWQGIDPLVAARELGLAGALFHVHAKDTRVEPANALRNGNLDTKSYGDVLNRSWVFRSVGYGHGVDWWREFVTVLRTVGYDDVLSIEHEDSLMSTGEGLAKAVDTLRQAVVSEASGPMFWARD; encoded by the coding sequence GTGAAGATCGGGCTGTTCCTTGCGCTGTTCGGCGACCGCGGGTTGCCAGAGGCCCTCGACGCGGCGAAGGCGGCAGGCGTCCAGGCGGTGGAGATCGGGGCCGGCGCCTATCCCGGCTCGTCGCACCTCGACGCGGGCAGGCTGCTGAACGACGAGGAAGCGCGACGAGTCTGGCTCGATGAAATCGCCTCCCGAGGGCTCGCACTCAGCGCCATCAGCGTGCACGGCAACCCGCTTCACCCCGACCGAGGGATCGCCCAAGCCCACCACGATGCCTTCCGGACTGCGGTCCAGCTCGCCCCCCTCCTCGGCATCGACCGTGTGAACGGGTTTAGCGGCTGTCCCGGCGACGGCCCGGACGCAAAGAACCCGAACTGGGTGACTTGTGCCTGGCCCGACGAGTTTCGCGACATCCTCGATTGGCAGTGGCGGGAAGCGGTCGTGCCCTACTGGCGCGACCAAGCCGCCTTCCTTTCCGAGCACAGGGTGCGGTTCTGCATCGAGATGCACCCCGGTTTTGTGGTCTATTCCAACGAGACCCTGCTCCGGCTGCGCCGCGAGGTCGGCGAGCACGGCAAGTGGATCGGAGCGAACTTCGACCCCTCGCACCTTTGGTGGCAGGGCATCGACCCCCTGGTCGCGGCCCGGGAGCTCGGCCTCGCCGGCGCCCTCTTCCACGTGCACGCGAAGGACACCCGGGTCGAGCCCGCCAACGCCCTTAGGAACGGGAACCTCGACACGAAGTCGTACGGCGACGTCCTGAACCGGTCGTGGGTCTTCAGGAGCGTGGGCTATGGCCACGGAGTGGACTGGTGGCGGGAGTTCGTCACCGTGCTGCGCACGGTCGGTTACGACGACGTCCTGAGCATCGAGCACGAGGACAGCCTGATGTCGACCGGCGAGGGCCTTGCGAAAGCGGTGGACACCTTGCGGCAAGCGGTGGTCTCGGAAGCCTCCGGGCCGATGTTCTGGGCTCGGGACTGA